The Brachyhypopomus gauderio isolate BG-103 chromosome 1, BGAUD_0.2, whole genome shotgun sequence genome includes the window TACATATCTGTCTGTCTATGCCTATCCTATTTTTATTTCTCTGTCTGTGAGTGCTTACTTGACTGCGTGTCGGGAACAACTTACCACCATCCTCATTGGCGTTAGACAGAAATCGCCACTACATATGCATTTTATACTTTTGccaattaatttaatttaatttaatttcatattttGCAAATATGGATGTTTGTAGCATCCTTGGACAAGCCAGGGAAATGCCTACTTTTTATTTTGAACCATTACTTATCAACAAATCATTCTAAGAAAAAATGGACAGAAATTGATTTTGCTTTTTGAAACAGATTAtaactagtggtgggactttaacgcggtattttcgattaattaattacaggaaagttaacgcactaaaaaaatttacgcatttaacgcacgagacacttttgcaccatggaatgtttctcagtacgcgagttccgggcatacagattatggacacacaataagatcatgatggagatgactgaagaggctacgcctgtggatgggaaattaaaaaatatgaaacttccagatggaagtacaaacaaaaatagtgttatttacactttatgtaggaaggagttcgcttatcacaggagcacttccacccttcattaccacctcaacgcaaaacatgttgcggctaaagctgggcatacactgtgcgatattttaaatcgtgtactcagctccagctcaaactgtacgactaaatcgcagggagagtcggctcgtggagctgcttcaacagtgcgatactctcacgaggagcgatttgaatttcaaacatgtttgatgttcttgcgacgctgcgatttctgattgggagttggtcgtgaggtgtgaatcgctcctcgtttacctgtgtgaaCTATatgatgcacgacacgcgattgagccgaaacgagtgaaaaattggctgaaaatgggccaaaaatcgcacagtgtacgcccagcttaacgcgcaggtcagtaatgataacttagctgctaaatgtattcctagtacgatagggtgaccaaacgtccgtaattcacatcctgtcccgggcgtcccgggtttttttttaaagtgaggaaatgtcctggtttttaaagtaccttcattggaccattaagtctggattaaactttcgcgagtggccgtagcgcgcaactccgcacgcgtttatacatgacgcgtcacattatttgtgttgtccgctccctgtggtcgaagataaatgcttacaagaagcgctgcgaattgcgtcaactgatgcaagttacgaactaccgtccaggggtgagtttcccaaaacgttcttagcgccaagtacttcttaacctcgtacgtaagaacgaggttacgaagtacttagcgctaagaacgttttgggaacctcaccccagaaagacaatgtcgaagaaaatccagcagctgtatgatgaggaaagagttaaaacaggttattgtgaagagtgccacaaatgtggctctgactggggatcactggacctctgttagcaacaagaatgatattggtgtgacagctcatattatagatgatgaatctatagatgatgaagatccagtcatttgctttgagcatgcagaagaccacttataGGCACTATGAaaatgcctgtggcagaggcctgggaaattaaagaaaaatataccatctaaaatggtattaaaaaacatcttctgatttattcaattcttccaatatcctgagcaaaacatttttggtcagaatttccaatgttctgaactgttttctgcacactacacatatattggtctgtgtagtagactggtggaaaaataaacaagatgttgaagtttatgattatgttcattgattcattcatcattcaaacttaaattaatatttctcatgttaaatactgaaatgcgattaaaatgcaattaatttcgattaattaattacaaagcttccaattaattcgattaatttttttaatcgcgtcccacccctaattataACATTATATATGTACCTGAAGTGAAGACAAAAAATGTCAGCAAATTTTTAAGTTGCAATAGTTTTTCTTAAAATCTCCAACATGAAAAGCTTGACTGCTTCTATGACACAATTCTTGAACTATCCTTTCCAACAGATCCTACAATAGTGATTAAACTGAAATGACAACAAAAACAGTCTAATGCACAGTGATAACCAAACTCTACAGATCATCCATTAGTGGAGATTAGCCAAACAAACTCAGCCGCACACTGCAATTCATTGAGATATTTGACAAATGGGGAAGTTCCAAGTGTCCTCCCTTTGGTGATATACATTAGACAGTGGACACTAATGCCTAACATTAGTCCCACACTGTCacacctgtgtttgtttgttcatgggATTGTGGTCATATAAGTGTCCATGTGTATAAAAGGCCAGGATGGACAGTATTCAGACATTGAGCTAGAGTGTAGAAGCATCCAGATCATCTCCTCACACTGAAGCAACATGGAGCCCAGAGCCTCTCTCTACATTCTAGCCCTGCTGCTGGGTCTCTACCAGGCTCTCCCTCTCACAGAACCTCAGCATGTGGACATCATTTCACGCATTATCACCATCAACAATGGTCAGACAAGTTGctggttgttttctttttattttaacatgctTTCTCTTAAGATGTATAAACACATTTGATAAATACTAAACATTTTACTATGGCAATGCTAAAACATTTCATTTGAAGTTCCTGTTATTTGGTTTTTGCAACCCAAATCCCTTTTTTGTCCATGATTGCATGAAGGATCTAGTGAACAGTTGGTGGAGGGAGACATACTTGTGCCAAGTACCAGGAATGCTCTGGTCTGCCGGAGTAACAACTGCTTTTGGCAAAAGTCTTCAACTGGAGTAGTGCAGGTCCCTTATGTCGTGAGCAATGATTTCTGTAAGTAAAACCTCcagattcaggttcaggttttaCATTGATGTTGATGTTATTTCTTAATGTTTTTGCTTGGTTCTTTTTCAGCTTCTTCTGACCTGAATGTAATTACCAGTGCCATGGCATCCTTCCACAGCAAAACCTGCATTCGCTTTGTTCGCAGAACGTTTGAACCTGATTACATCAGCATTCAGAATCTAAATGGGTGAGAGCAGGAAACTATTTGAATTATTTTACTTCTGTTATTCCTGTTTTGTACACATTGCCAATTGCTTGATGTCTGTGATCAGGACAGCCTTCTCCCTGCCTTTCAGGTGCTACTCTTCTATTGGCAGAACAGGTGGTTCTCAGGTGATCTCTCTCAGCAAAGACGGATGTGTGTACCATGGTATCGTTGAGCATGAGTTGAACCACGCGCTCGGTTTCTACCATGAGCATACCAGGAGCGACCGTGACAAGTATGTCAGGATCAACTGGCAAAACATTGACCCATCAATGCAGTCCAATTTTAACAAGGAGAACACCAACAACCTCAACACACCATATGACTACACCTCCGTGATGCACTATGGAAGAACTGCTTTCTCTGTTAACGGCCAGTACACCATCACTCCTATTCCTGATGCTTCAGTGGTGattggacagagagaggaactcTCCACCATTGATGTCAAGAGGATCAAAATTCTGTATAATTGCTAAAATTGACATCATATGATGTAAAATTTCTAAACAATACTTCCTCTGTTGCTCGACGTAGTgtgtaataaaaaatgtaacAATGCAATTGTCATGCATCATGTGACTGTACAATATGTACTAATGTCATATAATAAAAGACTTCAAAGCAAATTAATCATGTTCAATGGTATGTATTCAGAATGGTCTGAGCAGCAGTGCTGGGGGGCACAGCATGGCATTATACGTGGATGAATCGCATTTTGCTCTGAGAGCTTTAATTATGAGtatgtgtgccatatttttgtcaaatgtgattttcaccccaatcgaaatttgtcctctgcattttcccatctgtgcacttagaacacacacacacaagggattACTAGTAGGCTTTgttgcacacgtgcccagagtggtgggcagccctagcccgccgcccagggagcagttggggttacgtgccttgctcaagggcaacaTCTCAGTTTTCTTGAACACACTACGACTTGGGCCTCCAGGCTCTGTATTTTACTCATAAAAGGCTAAATAAGAGCAGTGTAAATAAGTCTTAAACCTAGATTGAAAAATTGGGCTTGTAACTGAGCCTCAAATTGATGCTGTAAGGTTGTTTGATGAGTAAGAGTCTTCATAGGACAAAGATTTACAAATAgctgtaattgtaataattatatGGTCTAATGAAAACCCTCCATGTGGAGAGTACAGTCGACCACGTGGGTTATGATGTGAAATGAGGACACTGTGAGACCAAACCATGCTTTTTGCATCATTGGGTTCATGCAGTAGAACCTCTGTTTCATTGGAATTTAGAAGAAAACAGTGAGTTGCTGTCCATTGTTTATGTCCTTTATTCACTCATTGTTGTTAATATTACAGGCATAATCAGGAtttgaagatatatacaactgagtatcattgACGTAACAATGTGTCAGGaatagggttgcaacggtatgagattttcacggtatgataaccgtctcagaaaataccgcggtatcacggttatcacggtatcacagttagtttgtatattattaaaagatacactgacccttaaagaaattacaagttttttttgttcaattaactatttattgtagaaacctggaactattgtatacaaaatgtctcctttaaaaaaataagctgtacacatgtttaaataaatactgcaaaattagataaacctaaatcatggatttcagtacaattatttaagtttaaattatttaatatctgataaactcaacctgggtcagtgtctgatcaacaactgttgtaaacgtccgttgtactgccaagttagaatataaccagatactgcagaaagagaggatttatttctgacatgaccctcacaatagagatttctattttaaggctttcacaccgagtctggttttaacatatgaaaaacaggcacgtaaaattttgaaaatgaacgcatgtaaattaatggcatctttcacatccagtgaaagcaaggaccttaaaaatctatggatttacactttcactagtgaccgtagcgcgcgactcggcacagttcttttgtattacgttaacaaatacgagcctcttgtaattccaggacgaaacacgagagaacgtgaagacgttaagactgggcgttttgaaaataaacaaccattaaataatttaataaaaagcgaattattttgagtatatgtataaatatttaacttaattaagtttaaggtgctgggaaatattgaaacggacctttaaagttacgtacaagtgctttaattccaccttataaaggtgtatgaaccctgcaaacatgactttgttcattgcgctgaggcgcgacgcgcgcaaagttacaaaattcgagacgtgcacgacctcgcgaatcgacagcgcgcgagacccgcgCTCAccagcggagccaccgcgattacgtcattttcgccgctgattttagttaagctttttttttgttaaaaaatttgttaagtctaatgcactttctgccattctcactgctgtgtgcttagtagctgaaccggagcggagttgcgcatgcacgggtcagtttctccgctggcttgctttttaccggtaataagcaaacgcacacggtatgataaccgtgcattttaataccgtggtataccgtgaaaccggttaccgctgcaaccctagtcaggaatgccacctgatctttcttaatcaacctcacctgcccctcattaccacgcccccttcagccttacttaagcacttcaccagcacatctcagttgcgaagtattgccgactcatgccgcgtaccaagcctttctatatcctgtctgctctcctgtgtcctgaccctcgcttacgtccccgaccttgtctcctgcctaatccctctgtacctcctgacttctgctcccccggtatgcaAGGTTTCCACTTCCTTCTAGTTCagagtaatatatatattttttatctttacCAACGTATTAGAAACGCAGCTTCTTCCACCACCGCACTAGAACCGGAAAAAGGATGAGAAAAAGCGCGGAAACAGCTCACCTGCTCCACATCTCTAAGCTGATTGGCTAACCACACCTCGTGATCAGATTGATGTATAATTATAAATAAACTCTGCCGACGTGAATAAATGAAATAGAATTATTTATACAAATTATTATATATGAATTCTtattatataatgtatataaatCTATTGATCTGTTTAATTATTTGTCTCTTTTCCCACCTGGGTTACAAGTGCGACATCTAAAAAGCAGCTCCAGGGGTATCGCGCCATCCACCACAAACCAGCAGCAACGATGTGGCGGAATCAACACCACTCCAGCCACcgacacagagctgaacaggcagagagaccTTACAGAAATAATGGTGAGACAGCTAAATCTTTCCATTTTACTAAAAAGAGAAGTGCCTACTTTTAGTGGTAATCCCTTGTCATTCCAGCCATTTATGCTTGCCTTTGAgcattctattgaaaaaaataCTGTTGATTATTAAGACAGATTGTACTTTTTAGAGCAGTTCACTGATGGCCCAGCAAAGAATATCGTCAAAAGTTGCATGCATATGGATGCCCTCCAAGGTTATGCCAAGGCAAAAGAGCTCTTGAAAACTCATTTTGGAAATGAAACGAAAATTGCAAATGCATACTTAGACAAGGCTTTTAATTGGGCAACACTGAAAGTTGATGATGGAAAGGCTCTCCTTGAATATGTACTATATTTAAGAGAATGTCTTACTGCCATGCAAAATCTGGACCATTTGGATGAACTGAATGTAACATCTAATCTTAAACTGCTCATCTCCAAATTACCCTACAAACTCTGTGAACGCTGGCGAACCACAGTGTATGAAAAATCCCAACAAAACAACACACGGATTAAGTTCGTTCATCTTGTGGAGTTCATAGAACGCCAGTCTACCATCTTACTCCATCCAGTGTTTGGTGACATCAGAGATAACCCAATCAGCAAGCCCATCTCTAGAGCCAAGCCTAGTGCAAAGTCTCAAAAGAGTGGAAGCAGCTTCATGACCTCTGTCACCTTGTCTAACCCTCAGTTAACAGCACAGACAGCTAAGACGCAGCAAACCAACAAGTACGTTCCAGCGTCAATGACATGCAGTTGCTGTTCAGATAGGCACGACATCACTGACTGTGAAAATTTCAAATCACAGGCACATGAAGAGAAAGTAGAATATCTGAAGAGAAATGGCTACTGTTTTGGGTGTCTAAAAAAGGACATCTTAGCAGGAACTGCCTCAATAGGGCCATTTGTGAGCTGTGCAAGCATAAACATCATACCTTACTGAACATTACCTGTGAGTATACTGTCAAAACTCAGGCGCCTGTTAATAGCGCACTCATCTCAGCTAGTCATGTTACAGGGGCCAGTCACTGTGCATTGGCCATTGTGCCAGTCATCATTGAGTCACCCAAAAGCTCCAGATCCATAATGACCTACGCATTCCTTGACCCGGGCAGCTCAGCAACTTTCTGCTCTGACAAGCTCATGCACCAGCTTAATGTCAGCGGACGCAGGACTGAGGTGGCCCTGAAAACGATGGGACAGGAGCAAATGGTGAGATGCTATGAGCTCAAAGGTCTTAAAGTTGGCAACATTGATGGCAGTGTGTTCCTTCAGTTACCCATTGTATACACACAAGCCAAAATCCCAGTGTCAAAGGACCATTTGGTTACAGCAAACGACATCAAAAGATGGCCGTACCTCAGTGGCATAACCCTGGACAGCATTGATGCTGATATAGAGCTACTGATCGGCATGGACGTACCGAAGGCGATGGAACCATGGGATGTTTTAAATAGCCAAAGTGATGGACCATATGCAGTCAGGACATTACTTGGATGGGTGGTCAATGGTCCACTCAATTCCTGCTCTGCT containing:
- the LOC143526284 gene encoding hatching enzyme 1.2-like, with translation MEPRASLYILALLLGLYQALPLTEPQHVDIISRIITINNGSSEQLVEGDILVPSTRNALVCRSNNCFWQKSSTGVVQVPYVVSNDFSSSDLNVITSAMASFHSKTCIRFVRRTFEPDYISIQNLNGCYSSIGRTGGSQVISLSKDGCVYHGIVEHELNHALGFYHEHTRSDRDKYVRINWQNIDPSMQSNFNKENTNNLNTPYDYTSVMHYGRTAFSVNGQYTITPIPDASVVIGQREELSTIDVKRIKILYNC